Sequence from the Dysidea avara chromosome 5, odDysAvar1.4, whole genome shotgun sequence genome:
TGATCCATGAACTACATACCAATGAGCCGATATAATTAATtgtctaataattattattttatcacTGCAAAATAAACTAATTTATTAAGTGAATAATTGACAAATGTTGCTAATGGTTTTtgcatttattattttttgCAGTGTAAATAATAGTAAATTTACATTAGAGTTTTATCCTATGCACAAAACCCCAGGAAACACATATTGTATATAGACAAGTTAGGGCTCTTAGATAAACCTGGTCAGTTCTTAGTGTGTGTAGTAGCTGCAACCTGAGTGATAAGGCAGGTACTGGTGTTGGTGGCTATATAATAGTTTACCTATACCACATTACATGGTATATAACAATGTAGAGGGTAGATGTAACAATGCATGTGTACAATGACTATAATTTCAACATATCAATTCCAGGTGCTGGTCTGATTACATCACTCTCCAAACGCATAAAAGAAAGGTACATTCAAACCAGATATCTTACACCAGATGATACAGAAGATATATGGCAGCTGTTATATCCCAAGCATTTTGTGAATATGTTATTGGTACATCATCTTAAACAAAGAAGCAAAAAAGAAATATCAAAGGTTGCTTGTATGATGTTGGATGGTTTATCAAATTACGGTGATGGATCACGTAATACGAATTCTCTTAAGAAAATGCTTGATTCAACAGACAATGAACTGTTTTATAAAACATTTGAAACTCATAAAGTATCTGATATATTTGATCCAATTCAAAAGGAAGATGGAACAATTGTTGATCCAAACTTGATTCTAATTGACGGAGCACCTGGTATGGGAAAGACAACACTTTGTAAACAAATTGCTTATGGTTGGGCTATGGAATCTCCATTGAATAACTCTTTggattttttgttgtttttacgTGATCCTGCTGTGCAAAACATATACAGTTTGAAAGACCTAATACACTACTTTTATGATTTTGAGAAATCAGCTTCTCTGTTGGCTGAGCAATGTACAGAAATGCTTTTGAAAAGAAGTGATATTGACATCACAATAATATTAGATGGATATGATGAGTTTTGTGATAATAAGGGAAATTTGTTGGTTACAAAAATAGGCAAACGTGAATGTTTGCTACACTGCAAAGTCGTAATCACATCTCGTCCTATTGCATCTGAAAAACTACAAGCAATATCAGATGTTAAAGTAGAAGTATTAGGTTTTACTACAGAGAGTAAGCTAACCTTCATCAAACAAGAGTTGAAAAGCTATCCTGGTAAAATAGAAGCGTTGTTATCATTTCTTAATAGACATGATGCTATCAATAGTGCCTGTTATATACCCATCATGCTGACAATTTTGGTGCGTACATTTAAAGCATATGATGAGTTACCAAATGATGAAAGTGACTTATATGAAAAATTTGTTAGCTTAACTATTTCTCGTTTCCTGCAAAAGTTAGAAACTAACCCACCTGCAGCAGTGTTGTCTTTACAAGATCTACCACAAATGTATAAAGATTATCTATCAAACCTCTGCAGATTTGCTTTTGATGCAATTGAAACTAAAAGAATAGTTTTTACTGAAAAGGATGGACAAGATATGTGCTCCAAGTTTGTTATATCTTTTAACAGTTTTCATGGATTAGGTTTGCTAAATTTCACCAAGCTCACAGACTACAGCAAAAGCAAGATTAATCAACAAGTATCCTACAGTTTTGTGCACTTGTCGATTCAGGAATACTTGGCAGCTTATTATGTAAAGTCACTCAAAACTTGTGATCAGTTTCAGTTGCTCAAAAATAACTTTTTTACTGATAGTTATATGAACACATGGATCATGtttatgaagatgaacaaaTCCATCACATTTGAGTTTCAACACATGTTGTGCTATAGTCATGTATCAGGAGCTTCCAGTGAAGACATACGCAAATTGCATACAACAGTAATGAACATGAATTTGTTTAAAGATAAAGACTATTTCCAAATCAGAAGTGTTAACCTTGATACAATTAATGGTAAGTTTAAAGTAATACTTTACAAAGATAATAAACATTATTTTCATCAACACAAAACTACAGTCAGTAATTATGATACATTTTGGTTGTTTTACCAATATGATAACTTATATGTAAGAAGTGATTGTATCAAATTATACATATCACTGTGTAGTGTAAATAACAGTGACAGTTTGCTGATAGAAGTCTATTTGGTTGATAAAAACACAGAAGAGACAACATATCACAATATTGTAGCAGAACTTGAACACAATTACAAATTGGCAGTATTGTTGATAGAGCTATCTCACAACAGATATGTGATGGTCTGACCATGAATGATTCTTTGTCCACAATATTGTTGAGGAATTGTCATATAACAGCTGAGGTTGGAAAAGCTTTATCACAACACTTAGTGAAGAACAAAGCGCTGAATTTTGTTAGTGTAAAGAAATGGAAAATATCAGATTTTCAAGCTTCAATATGTTTTATAAATGCTTTGAAAATGTGCAACACATTGGTATTTCTTCAGTTAAACAATACTCAATTATCAGATGGTGCGACAAATAATTTAGCCGACGTAATCAAAGGTAATCCCTGTCTAGAACAACTCcatttatataataataatttaaagtCATCTGCAGCAGTAATTTTGCAAGCTTTAAAAGGAATTTCAAATCTTAAAAAGTTAGATTTAGGTAGCAATGACCTGTCAAGTAAAGTTGTGGATGACTTAGCAGGCGTCATCAAAAGCAATGCTTGTCTAGAGGAACTCCATTTGTTCAACACCAATTTACAGTCATCTGTGGTTGTAATTTTACAAGCTCTAAAAGAAAATTTAAATCTTAAAAAGTTAAATGTAGGTGGCAAtgacatatcaggcaaagtggCAGATGATTTGGCAGATGTCATCAAAAACAATATTTATCTGGAAGAACTTCATCTGTTTGATAGTAATTTAGGGTCATCTACAATTGTAATTTTAAAAGCATTAAAATGCATTTCAAATCTCACAAAGTTAGACTTAGGTGGAAATAATCTGTCCAGTGAAGTTGTAGTTGATTTAGCAGATGTCATCAGATTCAATGTTTCTCTAGAAGAGCTTCATCTGTTTAATAATAATTTACAGACTTCTGCAGTTGTAATTTTACAAGCTTTAAAAGGATTGCCAAATcttagaaggttggacttagCTAACAATAATCTGTCAGAAAAAGTGGTAGATGATTTAGCAGATGTTATCAGATTCAATGCTTCCCTAGAAGAGCTTCATCTGTTTAATAATAATTTACAGACGTCTGCAGTTGTAATTTTGCGAGCTGCGAAAGGAGTTTTGAACCTTAGAAAATTAGATGTAAGAAGCAATAATATACCCAACAAAGTGATGGATGATTTGGCAGGTGTCGCAATAAATGATGTTTAACTGCTTCCCCCTTCCCCTAGTGCTCCTTTTTCCTTTCCAGCCCCGTTTAATCAACTTTGTAATTTTTGTTGAGTTTTGTACTTGCTATGATGTTGTTGTGTGCTTCTTTGAAAATAAAGAGACGATTGTGTACAAATCAATGAAGTGTCTAGAAATTGtataacactgtgaaaaaagagggatataagatggtatttcctgtggcttattgaatacaaaaaagcttgatataacctgtattatactaacaatctcatgtaaggctttagttaatgtgttaaacatactgaaacatATATGTGATGATATAGtgtgcagtggcgtagctaccattgaggcaaccgaggcagctgccttggtaaaaaatgttcaacaattcaggctgagcaggcctgagttttggcaccctgaATTTTTTACTACTATACAgcattaccaagagttaataatagtggagggagagtgtctaacactgcataggcctgtaaaaaatgatcctgagaaattcaaagggattctttctgtaaaactctgtaatttgtagtattctccataggtgaagattgtttcaatcatcacatttctttgttctctcagtgtgcaatcatcacattacCTTGTTCTGCCTGTGTGAACATTTTACACATCTgaaggaatccctttgaatttctcaggatcattttttacaggcctatgcagtgttagacactctccctccactattattaactcttgccattactgtaccacacataatagaatctatggctgtagtaagTAGGGCCGGAGCCCACAGTGATACAGTCCGGCATTGGCTGGacaacttttcagctacttgaatttgtatgaaaagatcgagatactctaatagagcagtaatcgtaatatactctaatagagcattcagtgcagattatagccactgctTGCTTATAATGTTAATAGACTTTTCAAACTGTGTTCCAGTGAGACaagcatggcattgcattgagctaaatgatcatgcatatcatgcattagcagttacaataaaaaatagcctccacgTGCCATTTCAAACTAATTCAAAgcataaattttcaaaattttccttgagggagcatgcccccatacTCCCAAGCAGGCCCTCTCAAttttgcctcggtaaaattttttcctggctacgccactggtgtgggcattatattcgatataagctatttcaggtaatgtggtaaataaactgaaaccatatatgtaatagtatagtatgtattatactaaagtataacatgagtataatacagggtttatattaaagcttatttgtattcaataagccactggaaataccatcttatatcccacctttttcacagtgtaatgTTAATAATAAAGTATTAGctacagtggtggatctaggatttttaaaagggggtttctgaaaattggtatagctaaataaggcatctgatgacaattctccggaaaattttgagattttagaagctctgagatcagATTTTAGGCTTATTATTTGTTAGTAATTACTGGAACAAGTCTCTTTAccgtgacttgtttccagctgaactttctacagggcgacttgtttctagctacactctctacTGGGGGagttgaaatgtagttgaactccctactgggtgacttgatcaagctgatctttctacagggtgatttgtttttggctgatctctctacagggtgatttgtttctagctgatcacctagaaacaaatcaaactgtagagagatcagctagaaaaaatcactctgtagagagatcagctgaaaacaccctgtagagagattagcatgatcaagtcaccctgtaagagcccaactatttttcaagtcaccccgCGGAGAGtgcaactgcaaacaaatctctcagtagaaagatcagttagaaacaaatcaccttgtacagtatatattcaGTAAGAAAaattcccctgtagagagatcagttaggcaagttaccctgcaaagagttcaactattgttcaagtcaccctatagagaactcAATAGAAAGAAGCAGCCCGATTATAATACACAGGTGTGGTAATTACATTGTATGTAGTAATCTAAATCATTACAAAAGTATAATCAAGAGTTGTGGCTTTAGTTACAAAAAGTGTAGTGTTACAAATTTTGATTACAAGGAGAAATGGAAACTAAAGAGTCAATCTTGTGGGCTCTTTGTAGCTACTTTGAACACATTCTTACATACAATTTATCTCTAATAAACTTAAATGGTAAAGTTTAAAAAAACACAGCACTTTTTAGTCAGTGTCCAGTTTTATCCTTAACATTGAGCACTTATTAGACTCACTGTAGCCATTACAGTCTAAAATTACCTCCACTGTaaaattctcaaaattattcctggTGGAGTATCCCCTCAGACCCGCATGTGCATTAACTACGCTTTctcactttcacttttactctgatgccTCTTACACATATATAGCAGTTATTGAAGGATCATTAATACATGCACTTGTCAGAAAGTGAATGtgcagctatgtagctatacattgcTAATGCAGCGCTAGCCTGATGTattgtttaaaaaaaaattaagcaTCCTGTAATTTGAAGTTAAACATATTGCTATTCACTAAAGGTCAAGTTGATGTTAGCATTCTTGGATCCAGAGCTGGCATAATGTATGTGTAACAAGGAATAGTACACCATAGCACAATCAACTAATGAGTGTTCAGTGACTTCGAATTCACAGATCAACATACTGTTAGTTCACACAAAAAAATGAGGCAGTTAGAAAAGGctggaaaattttaaaattgacaAAGACaatataggtagctagctagaaaAATTGACAAAATGAAATTCATGGTGAGAACTATGGCATCACTATTGCAAGGTTCCTCATCTACAACAAATTCCAGTGAATAATCAGCATCTTATTCCTCTTCTTCACCATTGGAAAATATCAGCTAGCTCTTCCAGCACATCGCTGTCTAGTGAATCAAAGaatgtttctgctgatctcttAGATGATTGCTTGCTATTATAGTACTAATGAACTCATATTTTGTATGAATGTAGTTGTGCTTATGATTTTCCTACTTTGCTGAAAGTATTTATGTGAACTTTAGACTACTGTAATGTGTAATGAACCTTTCAGTATACAGCAGAAAATCAAGGAGGTGAAATTTCTCCAAAGCATAGAGCACAAGTGAAAATGGTTTGTAATCACAAATGAGTCACTGTAATGTTTGTGTCATGTACTTCGTACTTTCTTGGCTATGCTATAACTCCTCCTTGTGTGATTTGTGATGTATCAGAGTATTGTTTACCCAAAATTTTAGTTTTTGAAAATCATTTGCTACTCATGAACAACAATAGAATAACAATCACATGCATTTATAGATAAACACCTGATTATAAGTATAAATTTCAATTATACAGTTACTGCACATTATGTAATTTTAGTCATGTGTTCTGCTACCCATTTTGCTAATGGTTCATACTTTTGTTGCTGCAAAAAAACATACATATAATCTGTAATTATATCCATGTCTCAATTAAACACTATCACAATGAATATTGTACTAGAAATAACCAACTATgaatcaggggcggatacaggggggggggtcaaagggggctcttgtcCTCCCTCCTCCAAaattttttagtataccaagatcgagatactctaatagagcagtcactctaataaagcagtcactctaataaagcagtcacagtagtagaacagtgtgtagtgagctattaaggatttttatgtactttatcagctataaatgtatggttggtgaggtgggcagctattgtcagctggctgtgaccttttttttggtctcaccttatcaaaccagagacaatgtagtacctcagttcatttttgaccccccctttctataagcctggatccacccctgctatGAATTACTACGTTATTATTTTACATAATAGGTTTTTGGTTTTGCAATAATGCATCAATTAATTAAACAAACTGCATATTATGCACaggtatcttctaaactgttttatagtttgactattgtgtaTTTTCCTGAAAACTCTCTCGACAAagtctcaaagctgctcttcatttttgtttgcatacGCCGGTAGGGCATAAGCctcctttcaactcgaagggataggctattcctggtttAGTCTAGAGGCCTGCGCCAatatttttcagttgttaaatgcccgtaaaacccgaagggaaggtaattcacaaagtctgagaaGAGTTGCtatacccgtatttcagaccaccaaaaaaaaaccaccttagagcaaagtttacctgtgcagaagtttaatacaacTTTATTTCACTTTAACTTCTTACATGCCGTGCAAGCTGCTGattacggacaaacataggtagttgggtacacacacacacacacacacacacacacacacacacacacacacacacacacacacacacacacacacacacacacacacacacacacacacacacacacacacacacacacacacacacacacacacacacacacacaagttttacaaaaacaatttcagtaaaccaagcATGCACTCAGTGGgcacgtgcctggtttaaaaatgaagGCCTTCATGTTCTCTACTAGATTAACAAATGATAATGAATTAGCAGCCCTTAATTTGGAAACATTTTCGGTAAACATAATAATGCACATGTGACTATTCTTCAGATACTGTATAATTACCTCTTCTTGAGTTGGTACTGGCTGACCATACTTATTCTTCAGTAGGTCAACCACATTTGATTTGCCAAACATAGACGCTAAATTCGCAACCGTTACATTACCCTGTGAAATTCAACTCCATCATATATTATGCTTTCTATACATAAATAAGTGTACCTTTCCCTCAGATGGACTCATTCCATGCTGTTCAATAAACACATCAATCATTTCAGTGTTGTCCATTAAGATAGCAAGACAGTAAAGATCAAACCAGTCCTATAATAAACACAAAGTATATGTCCATGTTGTTCTACACATAATAGCATACACTCTAGCAGTGTGTCGCCATACTGACAAGGGAAGTAATATGATAGACAAGTGCATTAGTAAGTAACCAAATAAATGGGATTACATTTAAATCTTGAATAGttctattatactgtatatgatAGAATCAGCAAAAGCATGTAAACCCGAAAGCTTTGGGACTacacgtactactccaatccagcttgttttagtacttttcattgcatactacattgtccctactcttcataattttttttatactggatttacatatatataatatatatacattcAAAGAAGATATGCAAAcaatttaataaaaaaaattgacagactgctttattagagtgtttgaaaatTTATATATAACAAAGATAGTTTAACTGAGAGCTGATTAATGTATACAGACAtctttacctgttgatcagttGCATATCTAACCATACAACTGCATATTTTATTCATATGGTAATATGTGACAGAAAGCCTGTTACATTGATTTTCTTTAGCATGACTTATTATTGAAAGGAGTTCATTGGCTCATACAGTACACATAACAGTTGTTTTTCTTCAAGCTATTACTCTTCACTGTAAAAAGTTAAATTCAAACCTGGTTGATTGCTTTACTAGAGAGTTTCAaaatattgttattgtatacCAGAAACAATTGTACTTATAAAGAATCAGCTGCTCTATAATATTTGTAGAGGTCAAGTAGTTGCTTATTCAGGTAATGAAATCCTTACAAGTGTAaagtaccatatagcctaaatatttcaaggggcaaatatttcaaggttgagcaatgttgctaaaaataatttttttgtggatttgcaaacactcccaaaatgtattagattatatggaggtctaaatattttaaggctaaaattttcactgacaacccccaaaaccacgaaatcagcaaaaaattttCCCCTCGAAAcattaggctatacagtatattataccACTCCAATGACACAGGTATGACATATTTGGTCTCTTTAACGTTATTCATTATCAAAGTAAATTCATTCACTTGCGCTACTTGTTTGCAGAAGGCATGGCCATGAATTTGTAGTCGTATACTGTATGTGATATGATGCAAGGGAAAATTGGCATGGAAATATATTTAACACTTCATTGGCTAGTCAAAAAGTATCTCATCAAAAGTTATTCTGCAAACGGTTAAAGATGTGTAGCTTTAGCTAATTCTCTATGCTTGTCTGAATGGATCAATCAGTCAGGGTAGTAGGAGACTTGCCAAAAGTATTTTGAAGCATACATGGATTAAACCCACATTCTAACCACATTCCTGCTTGTTTGCTAACAGTTTAGCCTAATTCTATCCAGTTGTTTGCAAGTCTTTCTGCATCATGGCCTTCAATGGATATATAAGACAAAATGACAGCACATAGAACTGAGTTTGAGTCTAGGAAATTATGAATAATATATTTTGAACAATAATTCTGGTGAATTAATTGGTGTTTAGATGGTCAGAGAGACAGACAGCTTGTCAGCATTACATCAATTGATAACACAGAGACGGTGTAACTGCATGAATAAGAACTAGAACTATTTTCCATGGTGGCATTTATTCAGCCAGGAGTCCCATGACTGATCAAAGCACTTTAATGTTTGGaaaaatgtactttgttttgtgtaTCTTGCCACACCTATGCACAAGTAACAATGTTATCATATAGTACGATAGTACAGCATGATACAGATCATGGACATTTGTACTACCAGCCTCAGAATAACTTCATGACATTTtagcag
This genomic interval carries:
- the LOC136255126 gene encoding NACHT, LRR and PYD domains-containing protein 4A-like, whose product is MDLLTWSDIRESDRILDSPPRLKDLFNIVTPDYAAQWKVIGTLLDISTGHLNGIERSFPANAFWCCNRMLEIWLEIDTSASWKKLIQVIDSPAVMAAGVFSSTTATNIVHLVIPIAADAGAGLITSLSKRIKERYIQTRYLTPDDTEDIWQLLYPKHFVNMLLVHHLKQRSKKEISKVACMMLDGLSNYGDGSRNTNSLKKMLDSTDNELFYKTFETHKVSDIFDPIQKEDGTIVDPNLILIDGAPGMGKTTLCKQIAYGWAMESPLNNSLDFLLFLRDPAVQNIYSLKDLIHYFYDFEKSASLLAEQCTEMLLKRSDIDITIILDGYDEFCDNKGNLLVTKIGKRECLLHCKVVITSRPIASEKLQAISDVKVEVLGFTTESKLTFIKQELKSYPGKIEALLSFLNRHDAINSACYIPIMLTILVRTFKAYDELPNDESDLYEKFVSLTISRFLQKLETNPPAAVLSLQDLPQMYKDYLSNLCRFAFDAIETKRIVFTEKDGQDMCSKFVISFNSFHGLGLLNFTKLTDYSKSKINQQVSYSFVHLSIQEYLAAYYVKSLKTCDQFQLLKNNFFTDSYMNTWIMFMKMNKSITFEFQHMLCYSHVSGASSEDIRKLHTTVMNMNLFKDKDYFQIRSVNLDTINGKFKVILYKDNKHYFHQHKTTVSNYDTFWLFYQYDNLYVRSDCIKLYISLCSVNNSDSLLIEVYLVDKNTEETTYHNIVAELEHNYKLAVLLIELSHNRYVMV
- the LOC136255127 gene encoding NLR family CARD domain-containing protein 3-like codes for the protein MNDSLSTILLRNCHITAEVGKALSQHLVKNKALNFVSVKKWKISDFQASICFINALKMCNTLVFLQLNNTQLSDGATNNLADVIKGNPCLEQLHLYNNNLKSSAAVILQALKGISNLKKLDLGSNDLSSKVVDDLAGVIKSNACLEELHLFNTNLQSSVVVILQALKENLNLKKLNVGGNDISGKVADDLADVIKNNIYLEELHLFDSNLGSSTIVILKALKCISNLTKLDLGGNNLSSEVVVDLADVIRFNVSLEELHLFNNNLQTSAVVILQALKGLPNLRRLDLANNNLSEKVVDDLADVIRFNASLEELHLFNNNLQTSAVVILRAAKGVLNLRKLDVRSNNIPNKVMDDLAGVAINDV
- the LOC136255711 gene encoding uncharacterized protein, whose product is MFNLLVNQYGMDPSKDWFDLYCLAILMDNTEMIDVFIEQHGMSPSEGKGNVTVANLASMFGKSNVVDLLKNKYGQPVPTQEEQQKYEPLAKWVAEHMTKIT